One Triticum dicoccoides isolate Atlit2015 ecotype Zavitan chromosome 4B, WEW_v2.0, whole genome shotgun sequence genomic window carries:
- the LOC119292370 gene encoding protein HLB1-like, with protein sequence MPDMEESTQPKPADPELPNGAGAPDHPEPEPPSPAAAAPAAEEEVAARSEPSKGAGTNADGWRPYTMGELLGEAAEAAAAGRSDFAADGNGPGSATPERSSQDSLQLSTHHDVAMDLINSVTGVDEEGRSRQRILTFAAKRYISAIERNPEDPDAYYNWALVLQESADNVDPNSDSSKDSLLEEACKKYAEATRLCPTLYDAYYNWAIAIADRAKMRGRTKEAEELWQQAIRNYDKAVQLSWNSPQALNNWGLGLQELSAIVPAKDKQTIIKTAISKFRSAIQLQFDFHRAIYNLGTVLYGLAEDTSRSGGPDTSPNDLYSQSAIYVAAAHALKPNYSVYRSALRLVRSMLPLPYLKVGYLTAPPADDPVAPHKHWERSQFILNHTELQQVNDSESAPVKANALVEKAKRFIKVDVADIVSVSTCSDLTLPPGAGLCINTTHGPVFLVADTWESLDGWLDAIRLVYTIFARGKTDVLAGIITG encoded by the exons ATGCCGGACATGGAGGAGTCCACGCAGCCGAAGCCCGCCGACCCGGAGCTCCCCAACGGCGCCGGGGCCCCGGACCACCCGGAACCGGAGCCGCCGTCGCCCGCTGCCGCCGCgccggcggcagaggaggaggtggcggcgagaTCGGAGCCGTCCAAGGGCGCGGGGACGAACGCGGACGGCTGGCGCCCCTACACCATGGGGGAGCTGCTCGGGGAGGCcgccgaggccgccgccgccgggaGATCCGACTTCGCCGCCGACGGGAATGGGCCCGGATCCGCCACCCCCGAGCGCTCCAG CCAGGACAGCCTGCAGCTCTCAACCCATCATGATGTTGCCATGGACTTGATAAATAGTGTCACTGGAGTTGATGAGGAAGGTCGCTCTCGCCAACGTATTCTTACCTTTGCAGCGAAAAG ATATATTAGCGCCATTGAAAGAAATCCAGAAGACCCTGATGCATATTATAACTGGGCCCTAGTTCTCCAG GAAAGTGCAGACAACGTGGATCCTAATTCTGATTCTTCGAAAGATTCATTACTTGAGGAGGCTTGCAAGAAGTATGCTGAAGCTACACGACTTTGCCCAACACTGTATGAT GCATATTATAACTGGGCTATTGCTATAGCTGATCGGGCCAAAATGCGTGGGCGTACCAAAGAGGCTGAAGAACTCTGGCAGCAG GCTATAAGGAACTACGACAAGGCAGTCCAGTTAAGTTGGAACAGCCCCCAG GCTCTCAACAACTGGGGCCTTGGACTACAG GAATTGAGCGCGATTGTTCCTGCTAAAGACAAGCAAACAATCATAAAAACAGCTATAAGTAAG TTTCGTTCTGCCATCCAGTTGCAGTTTGACTTCCACCGGGCTATTTACAACCTTGGAACTGTCCTG TATGGCTTGGCCGAGGATACCTCAAGGTCTGGGGGTCCTGATACCTCTccaaatgatctgtatagtcagtcTGCTATTTACGTTGCAGCTGCTCATGCATTGAAGCCAAATTATTCG GTTTACCGCAGTGCTCTACGGTTAGTCCGGTCAATG CTACCGTTGCCATATTTGAAAGTGGGATATTTGACTGCTCCTCCGGCAGACGACCCCGTTGCACCACACAAACATTGGGAGAGGTCACAGTTCATCTTAAACCATACGGAACTCCAGCAG GTCAATGATTCCGAAAGCGCACCTGTCAAAGCAAACGCGCTCGTGGAGAAAGCCAAAAGGTTTATCAAGGTAGACGTCGCGGACATAGTTTCAGTGTCCACGTGCTCCGATCTGACGCTGCCGCCTGGCGCTGGCCTCTGTATAAACACAACGCATGGGCCCGTGTTCTTG GTTGCTGATACCTGGGAGTCTCTCGACGGCTGGCTAGACGCGATACGCCTGGTGTACACCATATTCGCAAGAGGGAAGACCGATGTCCTGGCGGGCATCATCACCGGCTGA